The following are encoded in a window of Oncorhynchus mykiss isolate Arlee chromosome 11, USDA_OmykA_1.1, whole genome shotgun sequence genomic DNA:
- the rab35b gene encoding ras-related protein Rab-35 isoform X2, which produces MARDYDYLFKLLIIGDSGVGKSSLLLRFADNTFSGSYITTIGVDFKIRTVVINGEKVKLQIWDTAGQERFRTITSTYYRGTHGVIVVYDVTSAESFVNVKRWLHEINQNCDDVCRILVGNKNDDPNSKVVETTDAQKFAEQMGINLFETSAKENINVEEMFNCITELVLRAKKEVLAKQQQQQQNDVVKLSKNSKRKKKCC; this is translated from the exons GAGTGGGGAAGAGCAGTCTCCTCCTGCGGTTTGCAGACAACACATTTTCAG gtaGTTACATCACCACGATTGGAGTGGACTTCAAGATCCGGACAGTGGTGATCAATGGGGAGAAGGTGAAGCTGCAGATCTGGGATACGGCAGGACAGGAGCGCTTCCGCACCATCACCTCCAC atACTACAGGGGAACGCATGGGGTCATAGTGGTATATGATGTCACGAGTGCCGAGTCCTTTGTCAATGTAAAACGATGGCTACATGAAATCAACCAGAACTGTGATGATGTGTGTCGAATATTAG TGGGAAACAAGAACGATGATCCCAACTCAAAGGTGGTGGAGACGACTGATGCACAGAAGTTTGCAGAGCAGATGGGCATCAACCTCTTTGAAACAAGTGCAAAAGAGAACATCAATGTTGAAGAG ATGTTTAACTGCATCACAGAGTTAGTGCTAAGAGCCAAGAAGGAGGTGCTGgccaagcagcagcagcagcaacagaatGATGTGGTCAAACTCTCCAAGAACAGTAAACGAAAGAAAAAGTGCTGCTAG